DNA sequence from the Planctomycetota bacterium genome:
AACCGAGAAAGGGATAGGGGAAGGCCGCCGTTGGCCGACCGACGTGCGTCACGACCGGCGTGGCGAGGGTGACGGCTTGGTTGATGAGTCGAAGCAGCTTGCGTTCGCGTTCGACAAACGGCACCACATTCGCTCTTCGCGGGAACCGAAACACATGGCCGCCGTACTGATAAGCATCGTGGTCCCACCCGCTACCCAGCAGCACCGGCGTTGCATGTGGTAGATCTTCGAACTGCTCCAATGTCGCGGAGACCTTTTCCGTGTTTAACGGACGGTCGGCGGCGAGCGGTGGTTGATCGGACATCGGCCGACGTTACGAACCTGCCCCACAAGTCGCCTGCTTTACAAACTCCAACACCATGTGGTTCATCTTTGTCATTCTCGGCCTGATCTTGTTGCTCGACGGAATCTGGTGGTATGCCGCCGATCGGTTGGTCGTCCGCACGGGCCGGGGCAAGTATCGCTGGCTCATCGCGGCATTTGCGTTGATGCAGTTCGGGCTGATTGGCTACATCATGGCCGCTCGGTTCACCGGCTTGCCGGAGGTCACGTTCATCACCGGGTTGGCGTTGATCTGGCACCTGATCGTGCTGCCGGCGACGATGATCATCTACACGCTCACGGTGCCGGTCGGGCTGCGGGTGTTCGCGCCGCGTGAGGACAAGCCGGACTTGGGTCGGCGTGCGTTTCTGGGCGCACTCGCGGCGACGCCGCCGGCGGTTGCGTTGGTCGCGGCGGGGGTCGGTTCGGTGCAGACGAACCACTTCCGCGTCCGCCGGCTCGATGTGCCGCTGGCCGGACTGCCCGACGAACTCGACGGGGCGGTCATTGCCCACGTCTCCGACACGCACGTCGGTACGTTCACCAACGGCTCGGTCCTGCGTGACATGACCGATGCGGTCAACTCACTCGATGCCGACGTGGTCGTGCACACCGGTGATCTGATCAACCACGACCCGGCCGACGTCCCCGCCGCCTGCGAAATGCTGAACGCCATGCGGGCCAAGCATGGCGTTTACCTCGTCGAGGGCAATCACGACCTGTTCGACGGGCGTCGAGTGTTTCGCAGGGCGGTCGAACAGGCGGGGACGGATCTGGTCAACAACGAAGCACGGCGTTTGCGGATCAACGGCGTCGACGTGGACCTGCTGGGTCTGCGTTGGGGAGGCGTGCCCGGGACCACCGGCGAGCCGGGCGGGCGCTCGGCTCAGCGGTCCGAGGCCGCCATCGGCCAGTCGCTTACGCAGCTGCTCACCAAGTACCCGCTGCGCGACGGGGCATTTCCGATCCTGTTGGCCCACCACCCGCACACGCTGGACTTCGCCGCCGAGGCGGGGATTCCGTTGACACTCGCCGGTCACACCCACGGGGGCCAACTCATGCTCCCCGGCGGCATCGGCTTCGGCCCGGCGATGTACAAGTACTGGTCGGGTCTGTACCACAAGGGTGACGCGGCGACGGTGATTTCCAACGGCACCGGCAACTGGTTCCCCGTCCGCACCTTCGCCCCCGCCGAGATCATCGCGGTAACACTGCGGGGAGCATGAAGTGACATGAGACAACGCCCACGCCTGAAGGCGTGGGCGTCCATTCGTGAGATGGGTTTACTGACTTACGAGGATCGCCGTGCCGTAGGCCGGTAGGGTGCCGGTCATTTGGCCGTCGGTGTCGTAGCGCTCGGTGATGCCGAGCTCGGGGCGCTGCCCGTCGGTGAGGATCAGCGTCGCTTTCGTGTAGTCGGCGTAGGTGCCCGGCTCGACATCGATCGTCAGCTTCTGCGGTTGGTCGCTGCGGTTGATGACAACGTACACGGTCTGCCCGTCGGTGCCGCGCTTCATCACAAGCACGTCACGCTCATCGTCGGTCATCGGGAACGAGACGTCGCCGACACGCAGGGCTTCGACACTGTTGCGGATGGCAATGGCGTGTTGGTAGTGGCGGAAGATGT
Encoded proteins:
- a CDS encoding metallophosphoesterase; translation: MWFIFVILGLILLLDGIWWYAADRLVVRTGRGKYRWLIAAFALMQFGLIGYIMAARFTGLPEVTFITGLALIWHLIVLPATMIIYTLTVPVGLRVFAPREDKPDLGRRAFLGALAATPPAVALVAAGVGSVQTNHFRVRRLDVPLAGLPDELDGAVIAHVSDTHVGTFTNGSVLRDMTDAVNSLDADVVVHTGDLINHDPADVPAACEMLNAMRAKHGVYLVEGNHDLFDGRRVFRRAVEQAGTDLVNNEARRLRINGVDVDLLGLRWGGVPGTTGEPGGRSAQRSEAAIGQSLTQLLTKYPLRDGAFPILLAHHPHTLDFAAEAGIPLTLAGHTHGGQLMLPGGIGFGPAMYKYWSGLYHKGDAATVISNGTGNWFPVRTFAPAEIIAVTLRGA